The Flavobacteriaceae bacterium 3519-10 genome includes a window with the following:
- a CDS encoding probable L-lysine aminotransferase, whose amino-acid sequence MNDTVATPQTTNKVKQTLAKHMLADGFDFVMDIEKSHGSWIHDRNTGKDLLDMFSMFGSAAIGYNHPYLLERSAWLGKMAINKPTLADVYSQEFADFMDVFSRVAIPKEFQYAFFIEGGALAVENAMKACFDWKTKKNFEKGIDLEAGICIHFKQAFHGRSGYTLSLTNTSDPRKHQYFPKFDWPRITNPHLNFPLTEESLEETIQNEQRALLHIQEAILSNPDRVACVIIEPIQAEGGDNHFRDEFFTDLRNLCDDNEVLLIFDEVQTGIGITGKMWAFEHFTARPDIIAFGKKTQVCGVLANKEKFNEIPKNVFRESSRINSTFGGNFIDMLRFQLTLEVIENENLVENARIVGDYLLEGLEKLAAEFPDKISAARGRGLMCAIDLPTGAQRDELRGLLYDDGLIILACGDRSIRFRPHLNVTKEEIQIALDKISANIDKV is encoded by the coding sequence ATGAACGACACAGTTGCAACACCGCAAACCACCAATAAAGTGAAACAAACCTTAGCTAAGCATATGCTTGCTGACGGTTTCGACTTCGTGATGGATATTGAAAAATCGCATGGTAGCTGGATCCACGACCGGAACACGGGAAAGGATTTGCTGGATATGTTTTCGATGTTCGGCTCCGCCGCGATTGGTTATAACCACCCGTATTTACTCGAAAGATCTGCCTGGCTCGGGAAAATGGCGATTAATAAACCTACTTTGGCCGACGTATATTCCCAGGAATTTGCCGACTTTATGGACGTTTTTTCCCGCGTTGCTATTCCGAAAGAGTTTCAGTATGCGTTTTTCATTGAAGGTGGTGCGCTCGCAGTTGAAAATGCGATGAAAGCCTGTTTCGACTGGAAGACTAAGAAGAATTTTGAAAAAGGCATCGATCTCGAGGCGGGCATCTGCATCCATTTTAAGCAGGCCTTCCACGGCAGAAGCGGCTATACATTAAGTCTTACCAATACATCAGACCCAAGAAAACATCAGTATTTCCCTAAATTCGACTGGCCAAGAATCACAAATCCTCATCTCAACTTCCCATTAACTGAGGAGAGCCTTGAAGAAACAATCCAGAACGAGCAGCGGGCTTTGCTTCATATTCAGGAAGCAATTCTGTCGAATCCCGACAGAGTGGCGTGCGTAATTATTGAACCGATTCAGGCTGAAGGCGGGGACAACCATTTCCGTGATGAATTCTTTACCGATCTTAGAAATCTTTGCGATGATAATGAAGTGTTACTGATTTTCGACGAAGTGCAGACCGGAATCGGAATTACGGGTAAAATGTGGGCTTTCGAGCATTTCACGGCCCGACCGGACATTATTGCTTTTGGCAAGAAAACGCAGGTATGTGGCGTGTTAGCTAACAAAGAGAAATTTAACGAGATTCCGAAAAATGTCTTCCGCGAAAGCTCAAGAATCAATTCAACATTTGGCGGTAATTTTATCGATATGCTGCGTTTTCAGCTCACATTAGAGGTTATCGAAAATGAAAACCTTGTAGAAAATGCCAGAATTGTCGGGGATTATCTTCTTGAAGGCCTCGAAAAGCTTGCAGCAGAATTTCCGGATAAGATATCCGCAGCAAGAGGTCGCGGTCTGATGTGTGCGATTGACCTGCCGACGGGCGCTCAGCGTGATGAACTCCGCGGATTATTGTATGATGACGGCTTAATTATTCTTGCGTGTGGTGACCGGTCAATCCGTTTCCGTCCGCATCTGAACGTCACGAAAGAAGAGATTCAAATCGCATTAGATAAGATTTCGGCAAATATTGATAAAGTTTAA
- a CDS encoding Aldehyde dehydrogenase B, translating to MTEQTTDYGIPQMLKNLGISQENKGVSSGGSFFATGDLLESYSPTDGKLISKVKTANADDYNTVIEKAKAAYKEFRMIPAPKRGELVRQFGLKLREYKDDLGKLVSYEMGKSLQEGLGEVQEMIDICDFAVGLSRQLHGYTMHSERPGHRMYEQYHPLGVVGIISAFNFPVAVWSWNTALSWICGNVTIWKPSEKTPLCAIACQNIINEVLKENNMSEGISTMIVGDHKIGEMLVNDKNIALVSFTGSTKVGRTVGKNVAERFGKSILELGGNNAIIITENADLDMSIIGAVFGAVGTAGQRCTSTRRLIIHESVYNEVKNRLVKAYGQLKIGNPLDENNHVGPLIDKDAVKQYLDSIEKCKKEGGKFAVEGGVLEGAGYESGCYVKPCIAEVENSFEIVQHETFAPILYLIKYKTLEEAIALQNDVPQGLSSAIMTQNLREAELFLSQAGSDCGIANVNIGTSGAEIGGAFGGEKETGGGRESGSDVWKYYMRRQTNTINYTASLPLAQGIKFDLDGDTKNEIDAV from the coding sequence ATGACCGAACAAACCACGGATTACGGTATTCCGCAAATGCTCAAAAACCTCGGAATCTCACAGGAAAATAAAGGCGTGTCATCTGGCGGATCTTTTTTTGCCACAGGTGATCTGCTTGAAAGTTATTCTCCTACAGACGGTAAACTGATCTCTAAAGTTAAAACCGCAAATGCCGATGATTATAATACAGTAATTGAAAAAGCAAAAGCTGCATATAAAGAATTCCGCATGATCCCGGCTCCCAAAAGGGGAGAGCTGGTTCGGCAGTTCGGTTTGAAACTTCGTGAATACAAAGATGATTTAGGGAAACTCGTTTCCTATGAAATGGGAAAATCTCTGCAGGAAGGTTTGGGCGAAGTTCAGGAAATGATCGATATCTGCGATTTTGCGGTCGGCTTATCAAGACAGCTTCACGGTTACACGATGCATTCCGAAAGGCCCGGGCACCGTATGTACGAACAGTATCATCCGCTTGGCGTTGTAGGGATTATCTCTGCTTTTAATTTTCCCGTGGCGGTTTGGTCGTGGAACACGGCTTTGTCTTGGATCTGCGGAAACGTTACGATCTGGAAACCTTCAGAAAAAACTCCGCTGTGCGCGATTGCCTGCCAAAATATAATTAATGAAGTTTTAAAAGAAAACAATATGTCGGAAGGCATCTCAACGATGATTGTGGGCGACCATAAAATTGGTGAAATGTTGGTGAATGATAAAAATATCGCGTTGGTTTCTTTCACCGGCTCAACCAAAGTCGGCAGAACTGTTGGAAAAAATGTTGCGGAAAGGTTCGGGAAATCCATTCTCGAATTGGGTGGCAACAATGCAATTATCATCACCGAAAATGCCGATCTGGACATGTCGATTATCGGGGCCGTCTTCGGTGCGGTCGGCACTGCGGGCCAGCGTTGTACATCTACAAGGCGTCTGATCATTCACGAATCCGTTTACAATGAAGTGAAAAACCGTTTGGTTAAAGCGTACGGCCAGCTTAAAATTGGAAATCCGCTTGACGAAAACAACCATGTAGGTCCGCTGATCGATAAAGACGCGGTGAAGCAGTATCTGGATTCAATTGAAAAATGTAAGAAAGAAGGCGGGAAATTCGCCGTTGAAGGCGGCGTTCTGGAGGGTGCTGGTTATGAATCAGGCTGTTATGTTAAACCATGCATTGCTGAAGTTGAAAACTCATTTGAAATCGTTCAGCACGAAACTTTTGCTCCGATCTTATATTTAATTAAATACAAAACACTCGAAGAAGCCATTGCATTACAAAATGATGTTCCTCAGGGTTTAAGTTCTGCAATAATGACGCAGAATCTTCGTGAGGCCGAACTTTTCCTTTCGCAGGCCGGTTCAGATTGCGGTATTGCGAATGTAAATATCGGAACATCCGGCGCTGAAATCGGTGGTGCTTTCGGAGGTGAGAAAGAAACCGGCGGCGGACGTGAATCCGGTTCCGATGTCTGGAAATATTACATGAGAAGACAGACGAATACCATTAACTATACAGCAAGTCTGCCACTAGCACAGGGAATTAAATTCGACCTCGACGGTGACACGAAGAATGAAATTGATGCTGTTTAA
- a CDS encoding TPR repeat-containing protein, giving the protein MLLKNIYALLVLLCLSFFSHIHAQSDSYSTLTNEEIEKKIDSYNNDPDKMWELIKFYVKKSKKEKNNEALFYAYRYASINSIYPINLKYADSALATAKKSGISKIQLDAYLNRGIIQMSEESYQKALNDILIANILSQSSGNDYIYNKTIYFIGQNKIYLGHYEDAKKELEICLDFFKNNLESKTSLGRNYEMYYLYSLLSLIDSNTRLGEFKENKVLLTEAFTYLRTNNLKIYLPYFISSEGTDAYYAKDYDKAISKLSQAIRLYNDQWPHNTEVFYLGLSYWHTGKQKLAVKYLEEIDKHYTKTKKLDPQFRSAYEILIKYYNSTGNTEKQLEYINKLMFLDRSYEKNYKYLYQRIVKEYDTKKLVAEKNRIEHTLQNQRIIFVGLLVALVIGFLIFGYRISKEKQNYKKRFEEIFAQQNVEVVAQPENSALGVTDYDGQQRFDYDFYNKIPGLNPIFVENILKQLETFESEHKFLDPQVSQKSLSEELGTNSTYFSKIINTYKGKNFTLYINDLRLEYIIEHLKTDVKYINMDVKELASIAGFSSAENFSDNFRRKFDLKPSVFIKMMKDKL; this is encoded by the coding sequence ATGCTGCTGAAAAATATTTACGCTCTTCTTGTTCTGCTTTGCCTAAGTTTTTTTTCACATATCCATGCTCAGAGTGATTCTTACTCAACTTTGACCAATGAAGAAATCGAAAAAAAGATAGATTCCTACAATAATGACCCCGACAAGATGTGGGAGCTCATTAAATTTTACGTTAAAAAATCAAAAAAAGAAAAAAATAACGAGGCCTTATTTTATGCCTATCGGTATGCCAGTATAAATAGTATCTATCCCATCAACTTAAAGTATGCGGACAGCGCATTAGCAACTGCCAAAAAATCGGGTATCAGTAAAATTCAACTTGATGCTTATCTAAACAGAGGTATTATACAGATGTCCGAAGAATCATATCAGAAAGCATTAAACGATATTTTAATTGCAAATATATTATCTCAGAGTTCAGGTAACGATTACATCTACAATAAAACCATATATTTTATTGGCCAGAACAAAATTTATCTTGGGCATTATGAAGATGCTAAAAAAGAACTGGAAATATGTTTGGATTTTTTTAAAAATAATCTTGAAAGTAAAACATCTTTAGGGAGGAACTACGAAATGTACTACCTCTACTCTCTGCTAAGTCTTATTGATTCTAATACAAGACTTGGCGAATTTAAAGAAAACAAAGTGCTGCTGACGGAAGCTTTTACCTACTTACGCACCAATAATTTAAAAATATATCTTCCATATTTTATATCGTCTGAAGGCACCGATGCCTATTATGCTAAGGATTATGACAAAGCGATCAGCAAATTATCGCAGGCAATCCGTCTTTACAACGACCAATGGCCGCACAACACCGAAGTTTTCTACCTAGGTCTTTCCTACTGGCACACCGGTAAACAAAAACTCGCGGTAAAATATCTTGAGGAAATAGACAAACACTACACCAAAACCAAAAAACTCGATCCGCAGTTCCGGTCAGCGTATGAAATACTGATTAAATACTACAATTCTACAGGAAATACCGAAAAACAACTTGAGTATATCAACAAGCTGATGTTTCTCGATAGATCTTATGAGAAAAATTACAAGTATCTCTACCAACGGATCGTTAAAGAATACGACACCAAAAAATTGGTGGCAGAAAAGAACAGGATCGAACATACACTGCAAAACCAGAGAATCATTTTTGTTGGTTTACTGGTCGCGCTTGTTATTGGTTTCTTGATTTTCGGCTACCGCATTTCAAAAGAAAAGCAGAATTATAAAAAGCGATTTGAGGAAATTTTTGCCCAGCAAAACGTAGAAGTGGTTGCTCAACCTGAAAATTCGGCTTTGGGCGTAACGGATTATGACGGTCAGCAGAGATTTGACTACGATTTCTACAACAAAATTCCAGGCCTTAACCCGATCTTTGTTGAAAATATCCTCAAACAGCTCGAAACTTTCGAAAGTGAACACAAATTCCTCGATCCGCAGGTTTCGCAAAAATCGCTGAGTGAAGAGCTGGGCACCAATTCAACTTACTTTTCGAAAATCATCAACACCTACAAAGGCAAAAATTTCACGCTGTATATTAATGACCTGCGTCTTGAGTATATCATCGAACACTTGAAAACCGATGTGAAATACATTAATATGGATGTAAAAGAACTTGCGTCAATCGCCGGATTCTCCAGTGCTGAAAACTTTTCCGACAATTTCCGCCGAAAATTTGATCTTAAGCCATCCGTTTTCATTAAAATGATGAAGGATAAACTTTAG